The Calditrichota bacterium genome has a window encoding:
- a CDS encoding LOG family protein, giving the protein MESDKDFYPKAYENLRFLHSAHARSLRILAEYLEPQSRLRLQKIRSTIVFFGSARSVPEEELEDQLTKLREQWNNEDGMTPAIVQKRTESFHRLTHYYHEAERLAAKLAAHYQQMPDPRDRHVICSGAGPGMMEAANRGAQKIGAKTVGLSISLPHEQGVNRYLEPPYTFEFHYFFMRKYWFVYLSRALVAFPGGFGTLDELFESLTLVQTQKIRRNLPIVLFGTEFWLKVINFDMLIEWGVISADDMDLIKITDDVDEAYEYLVDRIDVSRALETTEEP; this is encoded by the coding sequence ATTGAAAGCGATAAGGACTTTTATCCCAAGGCCTACGAGAACCTGAGGTTTCTCCATAGCGCGCACGCGCGCTCCTTGCGGATATTGGCCGAGTACCTCGAGCCGCAATCGCGGCTTCGTCTGCAAAAGATTCGCAGCACGATTGTATTCTTCGGCTCCGCGCGTTCGGTGCCGGAAGAAGAACTCGAAGATCAGCTTACCAAACTCCGCGAGCAGTGGAACAATGAAGACGGCATGACTCCGGCGATTGTGCAAAAGCGCACGGAATCGTTTCACCGTCTGACACACTACTACCACGAAGCGGAAAGACTCGCGGCAAAACTCGCGGCGCACTATCAGCAGATGCCCGATCCGCGCGACCGCCACGTGATTTGTTCCGGCGCCGGACCGGGAATGATGGAAGCGGCCAACCGCGGCGCGCAAAAGATCGGCGCGAAGACGGTCGGCTTGTCTATCAGCCTACCGCACGAACAGGGAGTGAACCGTTATCTCGAACCGCCGTACACGTTCGAGTTTCACTACTTCTTCATGCGGAAATACTGGTTCGTATATTTGTCGCGCGCACTCGTCGCGTTTCCGGGAGGATTCGGAACACTCGACGAACTTTTCGAGTCGCTGACGCTCGTGCAGACGCAGAAGATTCGCCGCAATTTGCCGATCGTGTTGTTCGGCACCGAGTTTTGGCTGAAGGTCATCAACTTCGACATGCTGATCGAATGGGGTGTGATCTCGGCTGACGATATGGACCTGATCAAGATTACCGACGACGTGGATGAAGCCTACGAATATTTGGTTGACCGCATCGACGTCTCGCGCGCATTAGAAACCACCGAGGAACCATGA
- a CDS encoding T9SS type A sorting domain-containing protein, which translates to MPDSCGGNGWIPNGSVVSLWHDLGPRGVDPTDTLLQTAIVNHHEINGLEGLFCFELVHSFPSGFWTYIFADNCDADTRFRADSLYLPGGANFNIDLLQEAWDCVSCQVTGIGETPVTELPSSITLHPNYPNPFNPTTEISFELPRATNVSLRVFDLLGREVAVLVNGDMSAGAHRVEFNGKELASGVYFYRLDAGEFSRTRKMVLLK; encoded by the coding sequence TTGCCGGATTCTTGCGGTGGAAATGGTTGGATTCCGAATGGATCAGTTGTTTCGCTGTGGCACGATCTTGGTCCGCGGGGTGTTGATCCGACGGACACTCTTTTGCAGACGGCAATTGTCAATCACCATGAGATAAACGGTCTTGAAGGTCTGTTCTGTTTCGAGCTTGTACATTCGTTTCCGAGTGGGTTCTGGACCTACATCTTTGCGGACAACTGCGACGCGGATACTCGGTTTAGAGCGGATTCTCTGTACTTGCCGGGCGGGGCTAATTTCAACATTGATCTCCTTCAAGAAGCTTGGGACTGTGTATCGTGTCAGGTGACCGGTATCGGTGAAACGCCTGTCACCGAGTTGCCGTCCTCTATCACCCTTCATCCCAACTACCCCAACCCCTTCAACCCGACAACAGAGATTTCGTTCGAGTTGCCGCGCGCGACTAACGTATCATTGCGCGTATTCGATCTGTTGGGCCGCGAAGTTGCGGTGTTGGTGAATGGAGACATGAGCGCCGGCGCGCACCGAGTCGAGTTCAATGGCAAAGAGCTTGCATCGGGAGTCTATTTCTATCGGTTGGATGCGGGAGAGTTTTCGCGGACGCGGAAGATGGTGCTTCTGAAGTAG
- a CDS encoding VOC family protein, which produces MKQILTILAVDDFQRSLEFYRAAFGFKQTVDVPVYAEFEMEDGRKIGIYDRKSFGANTGVVPLKIEAGQLSGAELYFHCEDPEEQCAKLIQAGAVELSPWQARAWGDDAAYFRDFDGHVIVIAKEKES; this is translated from the coding sequence ATGAAACAGATATTGACGATTCTTGCCGTGGACGATTTTCAGAGATCGCTTGAGTTTTACCGTGCGGCATTCGGATTCAAGCAAACGGTGGACGTGCCGGTTTATGCCGAATTCGAAATGGAAGACGGGCGCAAGATCGGAATCTACGACCGCAAGAGTTTTGGCGCGAACACCGGTGTTGTGCCGCTGAAGATCGAAGCGGGCCAACTTTCCGGCGCGGAGTTGTATTTTCATTGTGAGGATCCCGAAGAACAGTGCGCGAAACTAATTCAGGCGGGCGCAGTCGAGCTTTCTCCATGGCAGGCGCGCGCGTGGGGAGATGACGCAGCCTATTTTCGGGACTTTGACGGACATGTAATTGTGATTGCGAAGGAGAAGGAGTCGTGA
- a CDS encoding T9SS type A sorting domain-containing protein — protein sequence MKATAVGFLSLVLIFGIGVAHAQFSVILIGLDSVLTDSCGGGNPLPDGPPVYILWDQDGDGPDCCDPQPPVGDCFACCNFNTFLMNGEELLGEPGTFGTDLPFSIAASTPQPSRYYLRVCAQTQNVMWTSAVFIVEDGFQEIHISDWTCGPCEIFNRPGNITGLTASQGRCRQVELVWDADPDADGYYIYENGDSIGQAVGNFHEYWTEPTAGPCNNYSVRGYNDFGLGPMSAEVEGCYLEELPDVSGVTGTRDLCGIVRLTWDPVSNADSILVYWEELLVGTLSGNAISYDHVVGPSWYNQTHYYYVASFNVCGTSGWMETEGRALPPIPAVNLTSASSEFTSHVHLEWHEVANIHGYEIWRNPENAVRQYELLTTVAPDFASYDDYSTEPGQGYYYKVRGFSQGCQGGFSLEQRGERIAVEPIRFGEILVTDNLSGVMSAVSGDFDNDGDVDVAAAGMFANRVCWYENNGDWGFTEHVLISGWHGARAVAAGDFDGDGDLDIAAVARFENALVWFEQEPFGHFALHAISGEVMGASDVIAVNTNHNDTLEIMTAAADGGEISLWHYQGGSSFERESFATNMPGIRSLSSLWITVPNNLWFFGAARETGELAQWTPGSHTKQTLGFFPGISSCGSAQMNVEVDSLHDVFLCAADIHYLGWVDWTTGEQHDVSHLIESPRGVSAADMDGDRRDDLLLAANSEISWWRNTPNRFYRNVIADDLPQARVVRGFDADDDGDVDILAAGGNEIRLYLSALTDGQFNSAVAKPVGDTPQETFGIATGFALHENYPNPFNPSTTIAFNLPEAVRVKLVVYDVIGKEVARLLDGESGAGLHTVVFDGRALPSGVYFYRLEAGALVDTRKMVLMK from the coding sequence ATGAAGGCGACGGCTGTTGGATTTTTGAGTTTAGTTTTGATCTTTGGAATAGGTGTGGCGCATGCACAATTCAGTGTGATTCTCATTGGCTTGGATTCAGTCCTCACCGATTCATGCGGAGGAGGAAATCCGCTGCCGGACGGACCGCCGGTTTATATTCTTTGGGATCAGGATGGCGACGGTCCGGATTGTTGCGATCCTCAACCGCCGGTAGGAGATTGTTTTGCTTGCTGCAATTTCAACACGTTCTTGATGAACGGTGAAGAATTGCTTGGTGAGCCGGGCACATTTGGAACAGATCTTCCGTTCTCGATCGCGGCCAGCACGCCGCAGCCCAGCCGCTATTACTTACGTGTTTGCGCGCAGACTCAAAACGTCATGTGGACGTCCGCGGTTTTCATAGTTGAAGACGGATTTCAAGAAATTCATATCAGCGACTGGACGTGCGGGCCGTGCGAAATTTTCAACCGCCCCGGGAACATTACGGGCTTGACCGCATCACAAGGCCGGTGTCGGCAAGTTGAATTGGTGTGGGACGCCGACCCTGACGCCGACGGTTACTACATTTACGAAAACGGAGATTCAATCGGTCAAGCCGTGGGCAACTTCCATGAGTACTGGACAGAACCGACTGCGGGACCATGCAACAACTACTCTGTGCGAGGTTACAATGATTTCGGGTTAGGGCCGATGAGCGCGGAAGTAGAGGGATGTTATCTTGAAGAACTTCCGGACGTAAGCGGCGTGACCGGAACGAGGGATCTGTGCGGCATCGTGCGGTTGACATGGGATCCGGTGTCGAATGCGGATTCTATTCTCGTGTATTGGGAAGAACTGCTTGTGGGTACGTTGAGCGGCAATGCGATTTCTTATGACCATGTGGTTGGACCAAGTTGGTACAATCAGACGCACTACTACTATGTTGCGTCATTCAATGTGTGCGGCACAAGCGGTTGGATGGAAACGGAGGGGCGCGCGCTTCCGCCGATTCCCGCGGTCAACCTGACGTCGGCAAGCAGCGAATTCACGAGCCACGTTCACCTCGAATGGCACGAAGTAGCCAACATTCACGGATACGAAATCTGGCGAAATCCGGAAAATGCTGTGCGGCAATATGAGTTGCTGACGACCGTTGCTCCGGATTTTGCCAGCTACGACGACTATTCAACGGAGCCGGGACAGGGGTACTATTACAAAGTGCGCGGATTTTCGCAAGGGTGCCAAGGCGGATTCAGTCTCGAACAGCGCGGCGAAAGAATTGCCGTGGAACCAATTCGATTCGGAGAAATTCTCGTCACGGACAATCTCAGCGGAGTGATGTCGGCAGTGAGTGGGGATTTCGACAACGACGGAGACGTGGACGTTGCCGCAGCGGGGATGTTTGCAAACAGGGTCTGCTGGTACGAGAACAACGGCGACTGGGGATTCACCGAGCACGTGTTGATTTCCGGTTGGCACGGTGCGCGCGCTGTAGCTGCGGGCGATTTCGACGGCGACGGGGATTTGGATATCGCGGCGGTGGCGAGGTTTGAAAATGCGCTGGTGTGGTTTGAACAGGAACCGTTCGGTCACTTTGCTCTTCACGCCATTTCGGGAGAGGTGATGGGCGCGAGTGACGTGATTGCAGTGAACACAAATCACAATGACACGCTGGAGATTATGACGGCGGCGGCTGACGGCGGAGAAATATCGCTGTGGCACTATCAGGGCGGTTCAAGTTTTGAACGCGAGTCATTTGCGACGAATATGCCGGGGATTCGCTCGTTGTCAAGTCTGTGGATTACGGTTCCGAACAACTTGTGGTTCTTTGGAGCCGCGCGGGAAACCGGCGAATTGGCGCAGTGGACTCCGGGCTCGCATACCAAGCAAACACTGGGCTTTTTCCCCGGAATCAGCTCATGCGGATCGGCACAGATGAATGTTGAGGTCGACAGCCTGCACGACGTGTTCCTTTGTGCTGCGGATATTCACTACTTGGGCTGGGTTGATTGGACGACCGGCGAACAACATGACGTATCCCATCTGATCGAATCTCCGCGCGGTGTTTCAGCGGCGGATATGGACGGTGACAGGCGAGATGACTTACTGCTTGCCGCGAATTCGGAAATCTCTTGGTGGCGGAATACTCCGAATAGATTCTACCGGAATGTGATTGCGGACGATCTGCCGCAGGCGAGGGTTGTGCGCGGATTTGACGCGGACGATGACGGCGACGTGGATATTCTCGCCGCGGGCGGCAACGAAATCCGGTTGTATCTATCTGCGCTGACGGACGGCCAGTTTAACAGTGCGGTTGCGAAGCCTGTGGGTGATACGCCGCAGGAAACGTTTGGAATTGCGACCGGGTTCGCGCTTCATGAAAACTATCCAAACCCGTTTAATCCAAGCACGACGATTGCATTCAATTTACCGGAAGCGGTGCGCGTGAAACTTGTCGTGTATGACGTCATTGGAAAGGAAGTTGCGCGGCTGTTGGATGGAGAAAGCGGAGCGGGATTGCACACGGTTGTGTTTGACGGCAGAGCCCTGCCGAGCGGAGTTTATTTCTACAGGCTCGAAGCGGGCGCGCTGGTTGATACCCGCAAAATGGTATTGATGAAGTGA
- a CDS encoding virulence RhuM family protein — protein MAPSGQVLIYQDGSLELQVRLDGETVWLPQRQIAELYQVSVKTVSEHLTNIYAENEVNAAATIRNFQIVQIEGDREVSRKVDHYNLDAILAVGYRVRSQRGTQFRQWATTRLSELLIKGFTMDDERIKAGQTLGHDYFNELLERIREIRASERLFYQKITDIYATSVDYDSRAEVTQSFFATVQNKLHWAIHGHTAPEIVQKRANAELPNMGLTTWKNAPHGAIRKTDVGVAKNYLTHEEIDALNRIVTMYLDYAEDQAKRHKTMHMAEWIEKLDAFLKFNEREILLNPGTISHELALDHANAQFKLYKEKVKTISDFDKFIEESKKLAKSLPKKESTTKRKPS, from the coding sequence ATGGCGCCATCAGGTCAAGTGCTGATCTATCAAGACGGCTCGCTGGAGTTGCAAGTGCGGCTCGACGGAGAGACAGTTTGGTTGCCACAGCGCCAGATCGCAGAGCTGTATCAAGTTTCGGTTAAGACCGTAAGCGAGCATCTTACAAACATTTACGCCGAGAACGAGGTCAACGCTGCGGCAACTATCCGGAATTTCCAGATAGTTCAAATTGAAGGTGACCGCGAGGTTTCGCGGAAGGTTGACCACTACAATTTGGACGCGATTCTCGCCGTGGGGTATCGTGTGCGGTCCCAACGCGGAACACAATTCCGCCAATGGGCCACGACGCGATTGTCAGAGCTGCTCATCAAAGGCTTCACGATGGACGATGAGCGGATCAAAGCTGGACAGACGCTCGGTCACGACTACTTTAATGAGCTGCTCGAACGGATTCGCGAGATTCGAGCGTCCGAGCGGCTCTTTTATCAGAAGATCACAGATATTTACGCGACGAGTGTTGACTATGATTCCAGGGCGGAAGTGACGCAGTCGTTTTTCGCCACGGTGCAGAACAAATTGCACTGGGCGATACACGGACACACTGCTCCCGAAATCGTTCAGAAGCGAGCCAACGCGGAGCTTCCGAACATGGGTTTGACGACGTGGAAGAACGCACCGCACGGCGCGATTCGCAAAACCGACGTCGGCGTTGCCAAGAACTACTTAACTCACGAAGAGATCGACGCGCTCAACCGAATTGTCACGATGTACCTGGACTATGCCGAAGATCAGGCCAAACGCCACAAGACGATGCACATGGCAGAGTGGATTGAGAAACTGGACGCCTTTTTGAAATTCAACGAGCGCGAGATACTGCTAAACCCCGGGACGATTTCCCACGAGCTCGCCCTTGATCATGCCAACGCGCAGTTCAAGCTGTACAAAGAGAAGGTGAAGACAATCTCAGATTTTGATAAATTCATCGAAGAATCCAAGAAACTGGCAAAGAGTTTGCCCAAAAAAGAATCCACCACAAAGCGCAAACCCAGTTAG
- a CDS encoding saccharopine dehydrogenase NADP-binding domain-containing protein: MHPEILILGAGLMGRVAAHFFVHHPDGPYKIRLADLSRGAVDEAVEWLNSDLVESTTVDVRRDDSLEKVLTGIKVCQSCVPYFLNPMIARACLANGVSFVDLGGNPEVTDKILSQDAEAKAKGVSLIPDTGLAPGLTNILAMELVRRFEKCDDVHVRVGGLPLEPIGRLKYAQFFSIHGLLNEYLEDAREIRDGKEVLVKSLDEVERLDFEGVGELEAFITSGGTSTLTRTLLGKVQRLDYKTIRYPGHANYLQFLREIGLTSKREFLFGGNTVSPREVLTHALDESLQKNVPDRVLVRVWATGDGGREESLELNVLRDDVNGISAMGQMTSFPSAAITRAIYMGQIPAGAHPQETVMSFETMKSELELRWIGFRK, from the coding sequence ATGCACCCTGAAATTTTGATTTTGGGCGCGGGCCTGATGGGCCGTGTTGCCGCGCACTTTTTTGTCCATCATCCAGACGGACCTTACAAAATCCGGCTCGCCGACCTTTCGCGAGGCGCAGTGGACGAAGCCGTGGAATGGCTGAACTCCGATTTGGTGGAATCGACGACCGTAGACGTGCGACGCGACGACTCGCTTGAAAAAGTGCTGACGGGTATCAAAGTTTGCCAGTCGTGCGTTCCGTATTTTCTGAATCCGATGATTGCGCGCGCGTGTTTGGCAAACGGTGTTTCGTTCGTGGACTTGGGCGGCAATCCGGAAGTGACGGACAAAATTCTGTCGCAGGACGCTGAGGCGAAAGCCAAAGGTGTCAGTTTGATTCCCGATACGGGGCTTGCGCCGGGCTTGACAAATATTTTGGCGATGGAACTCGTGCGGCGATTCGAAAAATGTGACGACGTGCACGTGCGCGTGGGCGGGTTGCCGCTGGAACCAATTGGCCGTCTGAAGTATGCGCAGTTCTTTTCGATCCATGGACTGCTGAACGAATATTTGGAAGACGCCCGCGAAATTCGCGACGGCAAAGAAGTCTTGGTGAAGTCGCTGGATGAAGTCGAGCGGCTGGATTTCGAAGGCGTCGGTGAACTTGAAGCATTCATTACGTCGGGCGGCACGTCGACTTTGACGCGCACGCTGCTGGGAAAAGTGCAGCGGCTCGACTATAAGACTATTCGCTATCCCGGACACGCTAATTACTTACAGTTTCTGCGCGAGATCGGCTTGACGTCAAAGCGAGAATTCTTGTTCGGCGGCAATACTGTTTCGCCGCGCGAAGTGCTGACTCACGCGCTGGACGAATCGCTGCAAAAGAACGTGCCGGACCGGGTGCTGGTACGCGTATGGGCAACAGGCGACGGCGGTCGCGAAGAATCGCTGGAGCTGAACGTGCTGCGCGACGACGTAAACGGCATTTCCGCGATGGGGCAGATGACGTCGTTCCCGTCGGCTGCGATAACCAGAGCGATTTACATGGGGCAAATACCTGCCGGCGCTCATCCACAAGAAACAGTAATGAGTTTCGAGACTATGAAAAGCGAATTGGAATTGAGGTGGATCGGATTTAGAAAGTAG
- a CDS encoding DoxX family membrane protein, which translates to MNKSLREQVFTGLDWTFRLLLAGLFLYAAWPKMLDPEGFARSITNYKVTLPVVGQNYVYLSAMFLPALEAVAAVCLFWPKLRRGAALTLVVLLSVFTVLILQAVLRGLNIDCGCFGSSAISAALATKVGWTKILENLGYLAAAIFVYLRACPPKPKYRL; encoded by the coding sequence ATGAATAAAAGTCTTCGCGAACAGGTTTTTACCGGACTGGATTGGACGTTTCGCCTGCTTTTGGCGGGGCTTTTCTTGTATGCCGCGTGGCCCAAAATGTTGGACCCCGAGGGCTTCGCGCGATCTATCACAAACTACAAAGTCACACTCCCTGTCGTGGGGCAAAACTACGTATACTTGTCCGCGATGTTCCTGCCCGCACTCGAAGCCGTGGCCGCTGTATGCTTGTTTTGGCCGAAACTCCGGCGCGGCGCAGCGCTCACGCTTGTGGTCTTGTTGTCCGTCTTCACCGTCTTGATCTTGCAAGCGGTCTTGCGCGGTCTCAATATTGACTGCGGATGTTTTGGAAGCTCCGCCATCTCCGCCGCCCTCGCTACAAAAGTCGGCTGGACCAAAATTCTCGAGAACCTCGGCTATCTCGCCGCCGCAATTTTTGTCTATCTGCGGGCCTGTCCCCCCAAACCGAAGTACAGACTTTAG
- a CDS encoding DUF262 domain-containing protein, which translates to MARKQKPALHELDENLTFRPETRAIDNLVSLYERKRLNLSPGFQRKSVWSKKDRENLIDSILRNYPLPSIFLYKRIDERTGDMIFDVVDGKQRIETVLMYMGKMGKRYLFDTPFDTDDGKRMRLSWRELQKSRQQSKLEYYKVNTIEVEGDIHEIISLFVRINSTGKALTGAEKRNARYSTSIFLKTASRMARKFEPYFRSQRIVNENQASRMKHVELMCELLLASVQGEVTDRKAALDKVMSADIIRGTVLKRAEQSVTRALNRIKRMFPKLRETRLRQASDFYSLAVLIEQYEREGLILTNSARNQNAWNAMRHFADSVDAVALNIKKGKRVSATMEQFRNYHATVTRSTDKKEQRELRQSILDALIRPIFDAKDPRRGFTAEQRRRIWNKTKKKQCAVCGERLDWDTFTIDHVVPHSKGGRTSLANAVLLCAKHNSMKGNRKSLQETRKSVVQR; encoded by the coding sequence ATGGCAAGAAAACAGAAACCCGCATTGCATGAGCTTGACGAAAACCTTACTTTTCGGCCGGAAACAAGAGCCATTGACAACCTCGTGTCTCTCTATGAGCGCAAGAGGCTCAATCTCTCGCCCGGGTTTCAGCGCAAATCCGTTTGGAGCAAGAAAGACAGGGAAAACTTGATTGACTCAATCCTTCGCAACTACCCCCTTCCCAGCATTTTTCTCTACAAACGAATTGATGAGCGGACCGGCGACATGATTTTTGACGTCGTCGACGGAAAACAACGTATCGAAACCGTGCTCATGTATATGGGGAAAATGGGAAAACGCTACTTGTTTGACACTCCCTTCGATACCGACGACGGCAAACGAATGAGGCTCAGCTGGCGAGAATTGCAAAAGTCCCGTCAACAATCAAAACTTGAATACTACAAGGTTAACACAATAGAAGTCGAAGGAGATATTCACGAAATAATCTCTCTGTTCGTGCGTATCAATTCTACAGGAAAAGCACTGACAGGAGCAGAAAAGCGCAACGCACGGTACAGCACTAGCATTTTTCTCAAAACAGCGAGCCGAATGGCGCGCAAGTTCGAACCGTATTTTAGGTCACAACGCATTGTAAACGAAAACCAAGCAAGCAGAATGAAGCACGTCGAACTGATGTGCGAATTGCTCTTAGCCTCAGTACAAGGAGAAGTGACAGATCGGAAGGCCGCTTTGGACAAAGTGATGAGCGCGGACATAATTCGCGGCACTGTTTTGAAAAGGGCGGAACAGTCCGTAACGCGAGCACTAAACAGGATCAAAAGGATGTTTCCTAAACTTCGGGAGACGCGGCTGCGGCAGGCCTCAGACTTTTATTCACTGGCGGTTTTGATAGAACAGTATGAACGCGAGGGATTGATCTTGACGAATAGTGCGCGGAATCAAAACGCATGGAACGCAATGCGACATTTTGCGGACAGCGTTGACGCTGTAGCCCTAAACATCAAGAAAGGAAAGCGAGTGTCCGCCACAATGGAGCAGTTCCGCAACTACCACGCAACGGTCACACGCAGCACGGATAAGAAAGAGCAGCGAGAGCTTCGCCAAAGCATTCTCGACGCCCTGATTCGGCCAATCTTCGATGCAAAGGATCCGCGGCGCGGATTCACGGCAGAACAACGTCGGCGTATTTGGAATAAGACAAAGAAGAAGCAGTGCGCGGTTTGCGGAGAGCGGCTCGACTGGGACACCTTCACAATCGACCATGTTGTTCCTCATAGCAAGGGTGGTCGAACATCGCTTGCCAACGCCGTATTGCTTTGCGCAAAGCACAACTCTATGAAAGGCAACAGAAAGTCATTGCAAGAAACTCGCAAATCTGTCGTGCAAAGGTGA
- a CDS encoding rhodanese-like domain-containing protein: MSLGKQISTLFVAALLLGLGTRVATHNEMPFWGHWEPLKLIQPPTSIADDAAAKPDSTFAKAESAYEIDLATAMVLYMKRSKNSIHFIDAREPEVFAEGHIPGAINVSFDHLDKEADKFLALPKEDLMVLYCDGGDCHLSHDLAEWALQMGYGRLAVFTGGWADWSAESDMVETGAGGK, translated from the coding sequence ATGAGTTTAGGTAAACAAATTTCGACTCTCTTTGTCGCCGCGCTTCTGTTGGGGTTGGGAACACGCGTGGCCACACACAATGAGATGCCGTTTTGGGGTCATTGGGAACCGTTGAAGTTGATTCAACCGCCGACGAGCATTGCTGATGACGCCGCTGCGAAGCCGGACAGCACATTTGCCAAAGCCGAGAGCGCGTATGAAATCGATCTCGCCACGGCGATGGTTCTCTATATGAAGCGCTCGAAGAACAGCATTCACTTTATCGACGCGCGCGAGCCGGAAGTTTTTGCCGAAGGGCACATTCCCGGTGCGATCAACGTGTCGTTCGATCATCTTGACAAAGAGGCCGACAAGTTTCTTGCATTACCTAAAGAAGATCTGATGGTGCTCTATTGCGACGGCGGAGATTGCCATTTGTCGCATGATTTGGCCGAGTGGGCGTTGCAGATGGGTTACGGCAGGCTGGCAGTTTTCACCGGCGGCTGGGCAGACTGGAGTGCGGAGTCGGATATGGTGGAGACGGGTGCGGGCGGAAAATAG